The Saccharothrix variisporea genome has a segment encoding these proteins:
- a CDS encoding sugar ABC transporter substrate-binding protein has translation MRSKSLALIAVGTGLAVAMSACGANTSGGGSTTTGSNTDSGSGGVKVGVILPETASSARWEGFDKPLLDKALKAEGLSPDIQNAQGDVQKFSTLADGMINAGVKVLIIATPNSEVGAAVAKKAEAQGIAVIDYDRLNLGGTSKYYVSFDNVKVGELQGQGFVEGMGKLAAGKKPAEVIEIEGAPTDNNATLFAEGQHKVLKPKYDSGDFKLVQSQAIENWDNQKGGTTFEQILTGNGQKVDGVVAANDGLAGAVITVLKKYGLNGKVPVTGQDATPEGLQAILRGDQYMTVFKPIADEAQAAAKLAAALAKGDTAAADKIATGKTKDTKGNRDVASVLLTPLLITKDKVKTVVDAGFVKASEICVADTQAACTELGIK, from the coding sequence ATGCGCAGCAAGAGCCTCGCCCTCATCGCCGTCGGCACTGGCCTCGCCGTTGCCATGTCGGCGTGTGGCGCCAACACGTCCGGCGGTGGCAGCACCACCACGGGCTCCAACACTGACAGCGGCTCGGGCGGCGTGAAGGTCGGCGTCATCCTCCCCGAGACCGCCAGCTCCGCCCGCTGGGAGGGCTTCGACAAGCCGCTCCTGGACAAGGCCCTCAAGGCCGAAGGCCTGTCGCCCGACATCCAGAACGCCCAGGGCGACGTCCAGAAGTTCTCCACCCTGGCCGACGGCATGATCAACGCCGGCGTCAAGGTGCTGATCATCGCCACCCCGAACAGCGAGGTCGGCGCGGCCGTCGCCAAGAAGGCCGAGGCCCAGGGCATCGCGGTCATCGACTACGACCGCCTCAACCTCGGTGGCACCTCGAAGTACTACGTCTCCTTCGACAACGTGAAGGTCGGCGAGCTGCAGGGCCAGGGCTTCGTCGAGGGCATGGGCAAGCTCGCCGCGGGCAAGAAGCCGGCCGAGGTCATCGAGATCGAGGGCGCCCCGACCGACAACAACGCGACCCTGTTCGCCGAGGGCCAGCACAAGGTCCTCAAGCCCAAGTACGACTCCGGCGACTTCAAGCTCGTCCAGTCGCAGGCCATCGAGAACTGGGACAACCAGAAGGGTGGCACCACCTTCGAGCAGATCCTGACCGGCAACGGCCAGAAGGTGGACGGCGTCGTCGCCGCCAACGACGGCCTCGCCGGCGCGGTGATCACCGTGCTGAAGAAGTACGGCCTCAACGGCAAGGTCCCGGTCACCGGCCAGGACGCCACCCCGGAGGGCCTCCAGGCCATCCTGCGCGGCGACCAGTACATGACCGTGTTCAAGCCGATCGCCGACGAGGCCCAGGCCGCCGCCAAGCTGGCCGCCGCGCTGGCCAAGGGCGACACCGCCGCCGCCGACAAGATCGCCACCGGCAAGACCAAGGACACCAAGGGCAACCGCGACGTCGCCTCGGTCCTGCTGACCCCGCTGCTGATCACCAAGGACAAGGTGAAGACCGTCGTGGACGCGGGCTTCGTCAAGGCCTCGGAGATCTGCGTCGCCGACACCCAGGCCGCCTGCACCGAGCTGGGCATCAAGTAA
- a CDS encoding RNA polymerase sigma factor, with amino-acid sequence MIDSRERAYVAAAKTTQAAKADAEETPKATSARKAPAKKPAAKTAAAGKTATRAPRKTAAKAGAAAPAKAKKPGEGDEPEDLEALPGDEDLVDDVELIDEPVEDEPAEEEAKPGEGDFVWDEEESEALRQARKDAELTASADSVRAYLKQIGKVALLNAEEEVELAKRIEAGLYAAERVRRAEEENEKLTPQLRRDLRWIVRDGERAKNHLLEANLRLVVSLAKRYTGRGMAFLDLIQEGNLGLIRAVEKFDYTKGYKFSTYATWWIRQAITRAMADQARTIRIPVHMVEVINKLGRIQRELLQDLGREPTPEELAKEMDITPEKVLEIQQYAREPISLDQTIGDEGDSQLGDFIEDSEAVVAVDAVSFTLLQDQLQSVLATLSEREAGVVRLRFGLTDGQPRTLDEIGQVYGVTRERIRQIESKTMSKLRHPSRSQVLRDYLD; translated from the coding sequence TTGATCGACAGTCGCGAAAGGGCGTACGTGGCAGCCGCGAAGACGACTCAGGCAGCTAAGGCTGACGCCGAGGAGACGCCCAAGGCCACCTCGGCGAGGAAGGCCCCGGCCAAGAAGCCGGCGGCGAAGACCGCCGCGGCGGGCAAGACGGCCACGCGGGCGCCGCGCAAGACGGCCGCCAAGGCCGGTGCCGCCGCGCCGGCGAAGGCCAAGAAGCCCGGCGAGGGCGACGAGCCCGAAGACCTCGAAGCCCTGCCGGGCGACGAGGACCTGGTCGACGACGTCGAACTGATCGACGAGCCCGTCGAGGACGAGCCGGCCGAGGAAGAGGCCAAGCCCGGCGAGGGCGACTTCGTCTGGGACGAGGAGGAGTCCGAGGCCCTGCGGCAGGCCCGCAAGGACGCGGAGCTCACCGCGTCGGCCGACTCCGTCCGCGCCTACCTCAAGCAGATCGGCAAGGTCGCCCTGCTCAACGCGGAGGAGGAGGTCGAGCTCGCCAAGCGCATCGAGGCCGGCCTCTACGCCGCCGAGCGGGTCCGCCGCGCCGAGGAGGAGAACGAGAAGCTCACCCCGCAGCTGCGCCGCGACCTGCGGTGGATCGTGCGGGACGGCGAACGCGCCAAGAACCACCTGCTGGAGGCCAACCTCCGCCTGGTGGTGTCGCTGGCCAAGCGCTACACCGGCCGCGGCATGGCGTTCCTCGACCTGATCCAGGAGGGCAACCTGGGTCTGATCCGCGCGGTCGAGAAGTTCGACTACACCAAGGGCTACAAGTTCTCGACGTACGCGACGTGGTGGATCCGCCAGGCCATCACCCGCGCGATGGCCGACCAGGCCCGCACCATCCGCATCCCGGTGCACATGGTCGAGGTCATCAACAAGCTCGGCCGCATCCAGCGCGAGCTGCTCCAGGACCTGGGCCGCGAGCCCACGCCGGAGGAGCTGGCCAAGGAGATGGACATCACCCCGGAGAAGGTGCTGGAGATCCAGCAGTACGCCCGGGAGCCCATCTCGTTGGACCAGACGATCGGCGACGAGGGCGACAGCCAGCTCGGTGACTTCATCGAGGACTCGGAGGCCGTGGTGGCCGTGGACGCGGTGTCGTTCACGCTGCTGCAGGACCAGCTCCAGTCCGTGCTGGCGACCCTGTCCGAGCGCGAGGCGGGCGTGGTCCGGCTGCGCTTCGGCCTCACGGACGGGCAGCCGCGGACGCTGGACGAGATCGGCCAGGTCTACGGGGTGACGCGCGAGCGCATCCGCCAGATCGAGTCGAAGACGATGTCGAAGCTCCGCCACCCGTCCCGCTCCCAGGTCCTGCGCGACTACCTGGACTGA
- a CDS encoding DUF7455 domain-containing protein, which yields MTTTLTRPALTAADRCDRCGAAAQVRAVLPSGGELLFCGHHAREHSTKLRELAAELQQG from the coding sequence ATGACTACCACGCTCACCCGCCCCGCTTTGACCGCTGCCGACCGCTGCGACCGCTGCGGGGCTGCTGCCCAGGTGCGCGCCGTGCTCCCGTCCGGGGGCGAGCTGCTGTTCTGCGGGCACCACGCCCGCGAGCACAGCACGAAGCTGCGCGAACTCGCTGCTGAACTGCAGCAGGGCTGA
- a CDS encoding sugar ABC transporter permease: MTNTTSETSSQDTPPPTQGAISDFGIDTTSRSTGEAVRDYAARLRGGELGPLPALLGLLVLLIVFSSLADTFFTLGNIANLLAQGASITIIAMGLVFVLLLGEIDLSAGTASGVCASVMALHLNKGGNLLGGMGDTVFYIFCGLLVLGAVLAVLMRIWAGAAMSLIALVIALIGVPANPWVEMLLAICVGTAIGCITGYLVAKVGIPSFVVTLALFLSWNGVVLQLIGQGGVLGLNNDVLFNVANGNLSTAGSWALFAVAVGGYAAVVLSRHFSRLRKGLVAPPTPLVLTKVGAVVVLGALGTYLLTLNRSQSSLVVIKGVPYVVPIVLVLLVIGTFVLERTRYGRHVYAVGGNKEAANRAGINVAQIRMSVFVICSSAAAIGAIVYSSKVGSVDPNAGGGNTLLLSVGAAVIGGTSLFGGKGRMRDAVIGAAVIATIANGMGLLKQPAAVVFIVTGLVLLLAASVDALSRRRAAVATR; the protein is encoded by the coding sequence ATGACCAACACCACCAGCGAGACGTCGTCCCAGGACACCCCGCCCCCGACCCAGGGCGCGATCTCGGACTTCGGCATCGACACCACGTCCCGCTCCACCGGCGAGGCCGTGCGCGACTACGCGGCCCGGCTGCGCGGCGGCGAGCTGGGCCCGCTGCCCGCCCTCCTCGGCCTGCTCGTGCTGCTGATCGTGTTCAGCTCGCTCGCCGACACCTTCTTCACCCTGGGCAACATCGCCAACCTGCTCGCGCAGGGCGCCAGCATCACGATCATCGCGATGGGCCTGGTGTTCGTGCTGCTGCTGGGCGAGATCGACCTGTCCGCGGGCACCGCGTCCGGGGTGTGCGCGTCGGTCATGGCGCTGCACCTGAACAAGGGCGGCAACCTGCTCGGCGGCATGGGCGACACCGTCTTCTACATCTTCTGCGGCCTGCTGGTGCTCGGCGCCGTGCTCGCCGTGCTCATGCGCATCTGGGCGGGCGCGGCGATGTCGTTGATCGCGCTCGTCATCGCCCTGATCGGCGTGCCGGCCAACCCGTGGGTGGAGATGCTGCTCGCGATCTGCGTCGGCACCGCCATCGGCTGCATCACCGGCTACCTGGTCGCCAAGGTCGGCATCCCGTCGTTCGTCGTGACGCTGGCGTTGTTCCTGTCCTGGAACGGTGTCGTGCTCCAGCTCATCGGCCAGGGTGGCGTGCTGGGCCTGAACAACGATGTGCTGTTCAACGTCGCCAACGGCAACCTGTCCACCGCCGGGTCGTGGGCGCTCTTCGCCGTCGCGGTCGGCGGTTATGCTGCGGTCGTGCTCAGCAGGCATTTCTCCAGGCTGCGCAAGGGCTTGGTCGCTCCCCCCACCCCGTTGGTGCTGACGAAGGTCGGCGCCGTCGTGGTGCTCGGCGCGCTGGGCACCTACCTGCTGACCCTCAACCGGTCCCAGTCGTCGCTCGTCGTGATCAAGGGCGTGCCGTACGTGGTGCCGATCGTGCTGGTGCTGCTGGTGATCGGCACGTTCGTCCTGGAGCGCACCCGGTACGGCCGGCACGTCTACGCGGTGGGCGGCAACAAGGAAGCCGCGAACCGCGCCGGCATCAACGTGGCCCAGATCCGGATGAGCGTGTTCGTGATCTGCTCCTCGGCCGCCGCGATCGGCGCGATCGTGTACTCCTCCAAGGTCGGCTCGGTCGACCCGAACGCCGGTGGCGGCAACACGCTGCTGCTGTCGGTCGGCGCGGCCGTGATCGGTGGCACCTCGCTGTTCGGCGGCAAGGGCCGGATGCGGGACGCGGTGATCGGCGCGGCCGTGATCGCGACCATCGCCAACGGCATGGGCCTGCTCAAGCAGCCCGCCGCCGTCGTGTTCATCGTGACCGGCCTGGTGCTCCTGCTGGCCGCCAGCGTCGACGCGCTGTCCCGTCGCCGGGCGGCGGTGGCCACGCGCTGA
- a CDS encoding ATP-binding cassette domain-containing protein, whose amino-acid sequence MTEPILELRGINKTFGPVHVLHDIDFTVQPGEVTALVGDNGAGKSTLVKCIAGIHPIDSGEVYFEGQQVNIHGPRDAAHLGIEVVYQDLALCDNLDIVQNMFLGRERGKAGLLDEADMEQAARKTLTSLSVRTVKSVRTQVASLSGGQRQTVAIAKAVLWNSKVVLLDEPTAALGVAQTRQVLDLVRRLAEQGLGVVLISHNMNDVFEVADRIACLYLGRMAAEVLTKDVTHGQVVELITAGRSGDLGIARPESATI is encoded by the coding sequence GTGACTGAGCCCATCCTCGAACTGCGCGGCATCAACAAGACCTTCGGTCCCGTGCACGTCCTGCACGACATCGACTTCACCGTCCAGCCCGGTGAGGTGACCGCGCTGGTCGGCGACAACGGCGCGGGCAAGTCGACGCTGGTCAAGTGCATCGCGGGCATCCACCCGATCGACTCCGGCGAGGTGTACTTCGAGGGGCAGCAGGTCAACATCCACGGCCCGCGCGACGCCGCCCACCTCGGCATCGAGGTCGTCTACCAGGACCTCGCGCTGTGCGACAACCTCGACATCGTCCAGAACATGTTCCTCGGCCGGGAACGCGGCAAGGCGGGTCTGCTGGACGAGGCCGACATGGAGCAGGCCGCCCGCAAGACCCTGACCTCGCTGAGCGTCCGCACGGTCAAGTCCGTGCGCACCCAGGTCGCCTCGCTGTCCGGCGGCCAGCGGCAGACCGTCGCCATCGCCAAGGCCGTGCTGTGGAACAGCAAGGTCGTGCTGCTGGACGAGCCGACCGCCGCCCTCGGCGTCGCGCAGACCCGGCAGGTGCTCGACCTCGTGCGCAGGCTCGCCGAACAGGGCCTCGGCGTCGTCCTGATCAGCCACAACATGAACGACGTCTTCGAGGTCGCGGACCGCATCGCGTGCCTGTACCTCGGCCGCATGGCCGCCGAGGTGCTCACCAAGGACGTCACCCACGGCCAGGTCGTGGAGCTGATCACCGCGGGTCGTTCCGGCGACCTCGGCATCGCCCGCCCCGAATCCGCCACCATCTGA
- a CDS encoding ROK family transcriptional regulator, translating to MTTPTAGARPDEVRRHNRTALLRKLHVDGPSTRASLAAELGLNRSTIKALVDGLAESGVVAERLPAQRSGAGRPSLLVLPQPHAAVVMAIDVRVEQVAMALVGLGGDILGRHSWNLHHKSRDPGEVITHIADTAKLLADELDVAPVGVGVSVPGVVRRADGLVHEAPNLHWTDVSLGARLSAVLKVPVQVGNDAELGALAEHVRGAARGSSDMVYISADVGVGGGVISSGMPLRGTGGYVGELGHMVVRPGGRRCYCGCQGCWETEVGEAALCRALALPEDAPRGAVVAELRSLAASPEAVTHRLGEFTEWLAMGLITVVNMLGPELVVLGDLFTALPDQVVDEVRSVVQTRSLVSRAVGGTRIVSSPLGRDAKLLGAAELAFEPVLTEV from the coding sequence GTGACCACACCCACCGCCGGTGCCCGGCCCGACGAGGTCCGCAGGCACAACCGCACCGCGCTGTTGCGCAAGCTGCACGTGGACGGACCGTCCACCAGGGCGTCGCTCGCGGCCGAGCTCGGGCTCAACCGCAGCACGATCAAGGCCCTGGTGGACGGGCTCGCCGAGTCCGGTGTGGTGGCCGAACGCCTGCCCGCCCAGCGCTCCGGCGCGGGCCGACCGTCACTGCTGGTGCTGCCGCAACCGCACGCCGCGGTCGTGATGGCCATCGACGTCCGCGTCGAGCAGGTGGCGATGGCGCTCGTCGGCCTGGGCGGCGACATCCTCGGCCGGCACTCGTGGAACCTGCACCACAAGTCCCGCGACCCCGGCGAGGTCATCACGCACATCGCCGACACGGCCAAGCTGCTGGCCGACGAGCTGGACGTGGCGCCGGTCGGCGTGGGCGTGTCGGTGCCGGGCGTGGTGCGGCGGGCGGACGGTCTGGTGCACGAGGCCCCGAACCTGCACTGGACGGACGTGTCGCTGGGCGCGCGGCTGTCGGCGGTGCTGAAGGTGCCCGTCCAGGTCGGCAACGACGCCGAGCTGGGGGCACTGGCCGAACACGTGCGCGGTGCGGCCCGGGGTTCGTCGGACATGGTCTACATCTCCGCCGACGTGGGTGTCGGCGGAGGCGTGATCTCGTCCGGGATGCCGTTGCGCGGCACCGGCGGGTACGTCGGCGAGCTGGGGCACATGGTCGTGCGCCCTGGCGGCCGGCGGTGCTACTGCGGCTGCCAGGGGTGCTGGGAGACCGAGGTGGGGGAGGCGGCCCTGTGCCGCGCGCTGGCCCTGCCCGAGGACGCGCCACGCGGGGCCGTGGTGGCGGAGCTGCGGTCGCTGGCGGCGTCCCCCGAGGCCGTGACGCACCGCTTGGGGGAGTTCACCGAGTGGTTGGCGATGGGGCTGATCACGGTGGTCAACATGCTGGGGCCGGAGCTCGTCGTGCTGGGCGACCTGTTCACCGCGCTGCCCGACCAGGTCGTGGACGAGGTGCGCAGCGTCGTGCAGACGCGCTCCCTGGTGAGCCGTGCCGTGGGCGGCACCCGCATCGTGTCGTCGCCGTTGGGCCGGGACGCGAAGCTGCTGGGTGCGGCCGAGCTGGCGTTCGAACCGGTCCTGACCGAGGTGTAG